In Cuculus canorus isolate bCucCan1 chromosome 27, bCucCan1.pri, whole genome shotgun sequence, the following proteins share a genomic window:
- the LOC104065829 gene encoding semaphorin-4E-like produces MSSTTLVLFLVLQLAHPVETSVANCIPRKTVKYQAGKITAFMKEGLSNVSTLLVNEETDMLFVGGRDAVFALDLNNISREIAREYWFATQERQLECIHRGKDELRCQNYILSLHKINNSYLYVCGTNAYHPTCDYMLIHGMNLSLQGRVEESRGRCPFEPTPNYASVFVDGEFYSATSNNFLGTEPIILRNMRNPVRTEFKTSWLNEPSFVHMELVHESESNPNGDDDKIYVFFTETAVEFEFYDKLLVSRIARICRGDLGGKRILQRRWTSFLKSRLSCSIPELNFHFNIVQDIFFLRRRKWQESVFYGIFSQQWGRLDISAVCAYSMKNIEEVFSKGNYKVAVAVEHSPVKWMVYRGEVPVPRPGACVDNFARSLGYNTSSDLPDKVLQFVRDHPLMDNSVNPIGDRPVLLKRGSTYTRIVVERVTGLDKHTYNVMFLGTDDGYLHKAFSCDGEMFIVEELQLFLSPEPVRALRLSSEKGVLYAGSQSQVVQLPVSECRRYKYCLDCVLARDPYCAWSQSANECVLLTKQAGSKTTNLIQSVKYGDASSCLNVENRVRKCVFTLGNNVFLKCVPLSNLASVVWKFNGSRLRTEDSNYLLYDGGMAIFNVTLDAAGFYDCLSVEKSRGKEFHIIVARYALYAQEKTEEANVIAMAKKHSEKGTEEFQSLEPSLLPDEAVIQESLGSRREKISLRVLGAGSVILFMCLLIWNFCKGHLPLLWKSREASSKPTDAAGPESAVLAAEGLGGVRESSDTQTSMS; encoded by the exons ATGAGTAGCACTACTCTTgtccttttccttgttttgcaaTTAGCACACCCGGTAGAAACATCTGTTGCCAACTGCATTcccagaaaaacagtgaaataccAAG ctggaaaaataacCGCTTTTATGAAAGAAGGATTATCCAATGTTTCCACTCTCCTTGTGAATGAAGAAACCGATATGTTGTTTGTTGGAGGCAGAGATGCAGTGTTTGCTCTTGACTTGAATAATATTTCTAGAGAAATAGCCAGG GAATACTGGTTTGCTACACAGGAGAGACAACTGGAATGTATTCATAGAGGAAAGGACGAG ctAAGATGCCAGAACTACATCCTCTCCCTCCATAAGATAAATAACTCTTACCTGTATGTTTGTGGAACCAACGCGTATCACCCGACTTGTGATTATATG CTTATCCATGGGATGAACCTGAGCTTGCAAGGAAGAGTTGAAGAGAGCAGAGGGCGGTGTCCATTTGAACCAACTCCGAATTATGCATCTGTTTTTGTAG ATGGGGAATTTTACTCGGCtacttcaaataattttttgggAACAGAACCTATAATACTTCGCAATATGAGAAATCCTGTAAGAACGGAGTTTAAAACATCATGGCTAAATG AACCAAGTTTTGTCCACATGGAATTAGTGCATGAAAGTGAATCTAATCCAAATGGAGATGATGATAAAATTTACGTGTTCTTCACTGAAACAGCTGTTGAATTTGAATTCTATGACAAGCTTCTGGTGTCCAGAATTGCCCGTATCTGCAGA GGCGATCTTGGTGGAAAACGCATATTGCAGAGACGATGGACATCATTTTTAAAGTCCCGCCTTTCCTGTTCCATTCCAGAATTAAACTTCCATTTCAATATTGTCCAGGACATCTTTTTCCTTAGGAGAAGAAAGTGGCAGGAGAGCGTATTTTATGGAATTTTTTCCCAACAATG ggGAAGATTAGACATCTCAGCTGTTTGTGCTTAcagcatgaaaaatattgaGGAAGTCTTCTCCAAAGGAAACTACAAAGTAGCTGTGGCTGTTGAACATTCCCCTGTTAAGTGGATGGTCTACAGGGGAGAAGTGCCGGTTCCACGTCCGGGCGct TGCGTTGACAACTTTGCCCGGAGTCTTGGCTATAACACTTCTTCTGACCTGCCTGACAAAGTTCTGCAGTTTGTTAGAGATCACCCTCTAATGGATAACTCTGTAAATCCAATTGGTGACAGACCTGTGCTGTTGAAGAGAGGTTCCACCTACACCAGGATTGTTGTAGAGAGGGTAACTGGCCTGGATAAACACACGTACAATGTCATGTTTCTAGGAACAG ATGATGGATATTTGCATAAAGCTTTCAGTTGTGATGGGGAAATGTTCATTGTGGAGGAGCTCCAGCTGTTCCTGTCTCCTGAGCCTGTACGAGCTCTCCGGCTGTCGTCTGAAAAG GGAGTGCTCTATGCAGGGTCCCAATCTCAAGTGGTGCAGCTTCCAGTTTCGGAATGCCGGCGATACAAGTACTGCCTGGATTGTGTCTTGGCACGGGATCCGTACTGCGCGTGGTCTCAGTCTGCTAATGAATGCGTCCTCCTGACAAAGCAAGCTGGCTCAAAGACTAC gaatTTAATTCAAAGTGTGAAATATGGGGATGCTTCCAGCTGCCTCAACGTTG aaaatagaGTGAGAAAATGTGTCTTTACCCTTGGAAACAATGTGTTTCTCAAATGTGTTCCCCTGTCCAATCTGGCAAGTGTGGTGTGGAAGTTTAACGGGAGCAGGCTTCGGACTGAGGACTCCAACTACCTCCTGTATGATGGAGGAATGGCAATATTCAATGTGACGCTGGATGCGGCCGGATTCTATGATTGTCTCTCGGTAGAGAAATCCAGAGGGAAGGAATTCCATATCATTGTGGCCCGCTATGCCCTTTACGCCcaagaaaagacagaggaagCAAATGTTATTGCCATGGCAAAGAAGCACAGTGAAAAAGGAACTGAGGAGTTTCAGTCTTTAGAACCATCTTTGTTACCAGACGAGGCAGTGATACAGGAATCTCTGGGGAGCCGAAGAGAGAAGATAAGTTTAAGAGTCCTAGGGGCTGGTTCTGTTATTCTTTTCATGTGCTTATTGATTTGGAACTTCTGCAAGGGTCACTTACCTCTGCtgtggaagagcagagaggCCAGTTCAAAACCCACTGATGCAGCTGGCCCGGAAAGtgcagtgctggctgcagagGGTTTGGGCGGTGTAAGGGAGAGTTCAGACACACAGACGAGCATGTCTTAA
- the HOMER3 gene encoding homer protein homolog 3 isoform X1, with the protein MSTTREQPIFSTRAHVFQIDPATKRNWIPASKHALTVSYFYDATRNVYRIISVGGTKAIINSTITPNMTFTKTSQKFGQWADSRANTVYGLGFASEQHLSQFAEKFQEVKEAARLAREKSQDKTELTNPALNITSHQVLPSPIISSNGPGEDKLFRSQSADVEITTEKERLKKMLSEGSVSEVQWEAEFFSLQDNNNKLVAALHEANANVDQWKKQLAAYQEETETLRQRVAELESQGAHDSSSENNKEELSQTLEELELLIKAKDEEIQMLKSQKCGRWEAEGEREETLQKLQELETRNAELERSLHLAEQTLAETLAEREKIQNEVTKVAEIMDVKIFELSEIRQGLAKLVESN; encoded by the exons ATGTCAACAACTAG GGAGCAGCCGATCTTCAGCACCAGGGCCCATGTCTTCCAGATCGACCCTGCCACCAAACGCAACTGGATCCCCGCCAGCAAGCACGCCCTGACCGTCTCCTATTTCTACGATGCCACGCGCAATGTGTACCGGATCATCAGCGTTGGGGGCACCAAG gcGATCATCAACAGCACCATCACCCCCAACATGACCTTCACAAAGACATCCCAGAAGTTCGGACAATGGGCAGACAGCCGAGCCAACACGGTGTATGGGTTGGGCTTTGCTTCAGAGCAACATCTCTCCCAG TTTGCGGAGAAGTTCCAGGAGGTGAAAGAAGCAGCGCGTTTGGCGAGGGAGAAGTCCCAGGATAAAACGGAGCTGACCAATCCTGCCCTGAACATCACATCTCACCAG gTACTCCCCAGTCCCATCATCAGCTCCAACGGTCCAGGAGAAGATAAGCTATTCCGGAGCCAAAGTGCTGATGTGGAGATAACAACGGAGAAGGAGCGGCTGAAGAAGATGCTTTCAGAAGG CTCAGTGAGTGAGGTGCAGTGGGAGGCTGAATTCTTCAGCCTCCAGGACAACAACAACAAGCTCGTGGCTGCTCTCCATGAAGCCAACGCCAACGTGGACCAGTGGAAGAAGCAGCTGGCTGCTTATCAGGAGGAGACGGAAACGCTGCGGCAGCGG GTAGCGGAGCTGGAGTCACAGGGAGCTCACGATTCCTCCAGCGAGAACAACAAGGAAGAGCTAAGCCAAaccctggaggagctggaacTCCTGATCAAGGCTAAAGACGAG GAGATTCAGATGCTAAAGAGCCAGAAGTGTGGCCGATGGGAAGCGGAGGGCGAGCGTGAGGAGACGCTGCAGAAACTGCAG GAACTGGAGACACGCAACGCGGAGCTGGAGCGAAGCCTTCACCTTGCTGAGCAGACACTGGCAGAGACCCTGGCCGAGAGGGAGAAGATCCAGAACGAGGTCACCAAGGTAGCCGAGATAATGGATGTGAAGATATTTGAGCTCAGCGAGATCCGGCAGGGACTGGCCAAGCTGGTGGAGAGCAACTGA
- the HOMER3 gene encoding homer protein homolog 3 isoform X2 — MGEQPIFSTRAHVFQIDPATKRNWIPASKHALTVSYFYDATRNVYRIISVGGTKAIINSTITPNMTFTKTSQKFGQWADSRANTVYGLGFASEQHLSQFAEKFQEVKEAARLAREKSQDKTELTNPALNITSHQVLPSPIISSNGPGEDKLFRSQSADVEITTEKERLKKMLSEGSVSEVQWEAEFFSLQDNNNKLVAALHEANANVDQWKKQLAAYQEETETLRQRVAELESQGAHDSSSENNKEELSQTLEELELLIKAKDEEIQMLKSQKCGRWEAEGEREETLQKLQELETRNAELERSLHLAEQTLAETLAEREKIQNEVTKVAEIMDVKIFELSEIRQGLAKLVESN; from the exons ATGGG GGAGCAGCCGATCTTCAGCACCAGGGCCCATGTCTTCCAGATCGACCCTGCCACCAAACGCAACTGGATCCCCGCCAGCAAGCACGCCCTGACCGTCTCCTATTTCTACGATGCCACGCGCAATGTGTACCGGATCATCAGCGTTGGGGGCACCAAG gcGATCATCAACAGCACCATCACCCCCAACATGACCTTCACAAAGACATCCCAGAAGTTCGGACAATGGGCAGACAGCCGAGCCAACACGGTGTATGGGTTGGGCTTTGCTTCAGAGCAACATCTCTCCCAG TTTGCGGAGAAGTTCCAGGAGGTGAAAGAAGCAGCGCGTTTGGCGAGGGAGAAGTCCCAGGATAAAACGGAGCTGACCAATCCTGCCCTGAACATCACATCTCACCAG gTACTCCCCAGTCCCATCATCAGCTCCAACGGTCCAGGAGAAGATAAGCTATTCCGGAGCCAAAGTGCTGATGTGGAGATAACAACGGAGAAGGAGCGGCTGAAGAAGATGCTTTCAGAAGG CTCAGTGAGTGAGGTGCAGTGGGAGGCTGAATTCTTCAGCCTCCAGGACAACAACAACAAGCTCGTGGCTGCTCTCCATGAAGCCAACGCCAACGTGGACCAGTGGAAGAAGCAGCTGGCTGCTTATCAGGAGGAGACGGAAACGCTGCGGCAGCGG GTAGCGGAGCTGGAGTCACAGGGAGCTCACGATTCCTCCAGCGAGAACAACAAGGAAGAGCTAAGCCAAaccctggaggagctggaacTCCTGATCAAGGCTAAAGACGAG GAGATTCAGATGCTAAAGAGCCAGAAGTGTGGCCGATGGGAAGCGGAGGGCGAGCGTGAGGAGACGCTGCAGAAACTGCAG GAACTGGAGACACGCAACGCGGAGCTGGAGCGAAGCCTTCACCTTGCTGAGCAGACACTGGCAGAGACCCTGGCCGAGAGGGAGAAGATCCAGAACGAGGTCACCAAGGTAGCCGAGATAATGGATGTGAAGATATTTGAGCTCAGCGAGATCCGGCAGGGACTGGCCAAGCTGGTGGAGAGCAACTGA